GCCACAGTGTCGCGGATGCTCGCGACCTTGCAAGAGCAGGGCTGGATCTACCGCGGCCTCAGCGACCGGCGATATCGCTTGTGCGCCAAGCGCCTGTTCGGTGATCGTCAGCAGCGTTTCAAACGGCATCTGGTGGAGAGTGCGGCGCCGATGTTGCTTGAGTTGAGCGAACGCACCGGGCTGGTGGCGGATCTGTCGTGCTTCGACGGTGAGCGGGTTGAAGTCATGGAAAGTGCGATCCCGCAGGTGCTGCGCAAACGCTATCCGAACAACTGCCAGATCGTCGGGCACAACGCCAGTCTGTTTCATTCGGCGATGGGCCGGGCGTGTCTGGGTGAACTCGACAGCCATGAGGTCGAACGCCTCGCCGAACGCGAGCAGTTGAACGATGAAGGTCTGTTACAGGCCACCGAGTCGGCGTTGCAGCAAGGCTTTGGCCAGCGCACCGAAGGTTACTGGGAATACCCGGTGCGCTTGCCGTTTCTGATTCGTGCGGTGGCGTTGCCGATCCGTGCGCAAGGGCGACTGGTCGGCAGCATGGCGCTGCACTGGCCGATGGATCAGGCGCCGGTGGAGCGGGTGTTGAGCCTGCACCTCAATAGCCTGGCGGCGACCATTGGAGATGTGCAGCAGGCATTGGCCTGATCTCCACAGGAAATGCGTCAACTTTCCCCTGTAGGAGCTGCCGAAGGCTGCGATCTTTTGATCTTCGATTTGCAATAACGCCGTAGGCGGTTAATGTTCGGCTCAGGTTTATCGACCCCACGAGTCTTCAATGTTCAACCGCTCCCTCTGTAAAGCCCTCGCCAGTCTGTTGCTGGCCGCCGCCGCGCTGCCGGCGCAAGCCAATTGGTATCTGGACGGCGAGTCATCGCGGCTGTCGTTCGTCAGCACGAAAAACACCCATATTTCCGAAGTGCAGCGCTTTCTGGTGCTGCACGGCAAGGTCGATCCCAACGGCCGCGCCGAGGTCGAAGTCGAACTGGACTCGATCAACAGTGGCATCCCGCTGCGCGATGAGCGTATGCGCAAGGAGCTGTTCCAGATCGAGCAGTTTCCCGACGCGACCATTACCACTCAGATCGACCTGCGCCCGATCAACGACCTGGCCCCCGGCGCGCAGCTTGAATTGCGCCTGCCGTTGACCGTCAACCTGCACGGCAAGCAGCACGAATACCCGGCCGAACTGCTCGCGACGCGTCTCGATGACCGGCGTTTTCAAGTGGTGACGCTGGAGCCGCTGGTGATCAACGCCGAGGATTTCGATCTCGTGCCGGGGCTTGAGAGCTTGCGCAAACTGGCTGATCTGTCGGCCATCAGTTTCTCGGTGCCGGTGGGTGCGGTGCTGATCTTCACGGCGCGCTGACATGCGCGGCGCGATCTTCCCTTGGCGTGACGGCAATCGCTTCGAACTGTTGATCGACGGCCCGCAATTTTTCCCGCGCATGCTCGTGGAGATTGCCCGTGCCGAAGAGCAAGTCGAACTGGAGTTGTATCTGGTCGAGGCGGGTGCCTGTGCTGAAGCCGTGGTGCAAGCACTGGTGCAAGCCGCCGAGCGTGGCGTGCGTGTGCGTTGCCTGTTTGATGATTACGGCAGCCTCGCGTTCACCCTCAACCTGCGCCAGCGTCTGACTCACGCCGGGGTTGAATTGCGTTTCTACAATCGCCTGCACTGGCGGCGCTGGCTCGGCAACTTCTATCGTGATCACCGCAAATTGCTGCTGGTCGATCAGCGCCTGGCCGTGGTCGGCGGCACCGGTGTCACCGATGAGTTCTGGACGCCCGATAAAGACACCAGCGAATGGCACGAAGTGATGGTGGAAATCACCGGCCCGCTGGTACTCGACTGGCAGGTGCTGTTCGACCGCCAATGGATTGCCAACCGCCATCGCCGAGCGTGGAAACCCTCCGCGCATGTCGGCCTGCCACGCTTGCCCAAGGTGCCGGACACGGGCGAGGGTATGGGCCGCGTGGCCTACGCCGACGCGCGCCAGCACCGCGACATTCTGCAATCGCTGTTTCGTGCCTTGAACAGTGGGCAGAAACGCATCTGGATGGCCACGCCGTACTTCCTGCCCACCTGGAATATCCGCCGCTCCCTGCGCAAAGCCGCCGCTCGCGGTGTCGACGTGCGGCTGCTGTTGACCGGGCCGCGCACCGATCACCCGTCTGTGCGCTATGCCGGGCACCGCTACTACCCGCGCCTGCTCAAGGCCGGGGTACAGATCTTCGAATATCAGCCATGTTTCCTGCACCTGAAAATGGTGCTGGTGGATGACTGGGTGAGCATTGGTTCGTGCAACTTCGATCACTGGAATCTGCGTTTCAATCTGGAGGCGAACCTTGAGGCGCTGGACCCGTCGTTGACGGCAGCAGTAGTGGCAAGTTTCGAGAAAGACTTCGGCTTGAGTCAGCGGGTAAGTCTGGAGGAGTGGCGGAAGCGGCCATTGTGGCGGCGGGTGAAGCAGAGGGTTTGGGGCTGGGTGGATCGGTTGGTGGTCAACATTCTCGACAGACGCGGCTAGCAGCCATGCCCAAAAACCACTGTGGGAGCGAGCCTGCTCGCGAAGTCGGTATGTCAGTCAGCATTGTTTTATCTGAATGACCGCTTTCGCGAGCAGGCTCGCTCCCACAAGTTATTGCGGTGTTCTGATGATTACAGCAGTTCGAAACTCTGCTGCTTCACGTCCTGAGAATCCAGGCCGATCTGCACGTTGAACTTGCCAGGCTCTGCCGCGTACTTGAGCTGGGCGTTGTAGAACTTAAGGTCATCCTCGGTGATGGTGAAGTGCACGACTTTCTGTTCGCCGGCCTTGAGCATGATTTTCTGGAAGTTCTTCAATTCCTTCACCGGGCGGATCATCGAGCCGGTGACGTCCTGAATGTACAACTGCACCACGGTTTCGCCGTCACGTTTGCCGGTGTTCTTCACCATGACGCTGGCGTCGAGTTTGCCGGTGGCGTTCAGGGTGGTCGACGACAGCGCCATGTCGTTCAGGCTGAAATCGGTGTAGCTCAAGCCATAGCCGAACGGGAACAGCGGGCCGGTCGTGTCATCGAAATACTGCGAGGTGTAGTTGCCCGGTTTGCCCGGCGTGAATGGCCGGCCAATGCTCAGGTGGTTGTAGTAGGTCGGAATCTGGCCCACGGAACGCGGGAAGGTCACCGGCAGTTTGCCCGACGGGTTGTAGTCGCCGAACAGCACGTCAGCGATGGCGTTGCCGCCCTCGGTGCCGCTGAACCAGGTTTCCAGAATCGCGTCGGCCGACTGGTTCTCTTCGAGAAGGGTCAGCGGGCGGCCGTTCATCAGCACCAGCACCAGCGGTTTTCCGGTGGCTTTGAGGGCACGGATCAGCTCGCGCTGACTTTCCGGGATGTTCAGGTCGGTACGGCTGGACGACTCGTGGGACATGCCACGGGACTCACCCACGGCTGCAACGATCACGTCAGCATCCTTGGCGGCTTTTACCGCTTCGTCGATCAGCACGTTGGCCGGACGCGGATCATCCACCACTTCCGGCGCATCGAAGTTGAGGAAGTTCAGGTAGTCGAGCACCTTCTTGTCGCTGGTGATGTTGGCGCCACGGGCGTAGATCAGGTTCGCCTTGTCGCCGATCACTGCGCTCATGCCATCGAACAGCGTCACCGATTGCGCCGGACGGCCGGCGGCGGCCCAACTGCCCATCATGTCGATTGGCGCTTTGGCCAACGGACCGACCAGTGCGACTTTCGCGGTTTTCTTCAGCGGCAGGGTTTCGTTCTGGTTCTTCAGCAGCACCAGACTGCGGCGTGCCACTTCGCGAGCCTCGGCGCGGTGCAGACGGCTTTCGGCGTAGGTGTCCGCCGGATCGTCTTCAGCCTTGCCGATGCGCAGGTACGGGTCCTTGAACAGGCCCATGTCGTACTTGGCCGCGAGGACTTCGCGCACCGCGTTGTCGATGTCTTTCTGTTCGATTTCGCCGGACTTGAGCAGCCCCGGCAGTTCTTTGCCGTAGAGGGTGTCGTTCATGCTCATGTCGATGCCGGCCTTGATCGCCAGCTTCGCCGCTTCCCGACCGTCGCGGGCAACGCCGTGCTTGATCAGCTCGAAGATCGCGCCGTGGTCGCTGACCGCAAGACCCTTGAAGCCCCAGTCCCTGCGCAGCAAATCGTTCATCAGCC
The sequence above is drawn from the Pseudomonas sp. FP2196 genome and encodes:
- a CDS encoding phosphatidylserine/phosphatidylglycerophosphate/cardiolipin synthase family protein, with the translated sequence MRGAIFPWRDGNRFELLIDGPQFFPRMLVEIARAEEQVELELYLVEAGACAEAVVQALVQAAERGVRVRCLFDDYGSLAFTLNLRQRLTHAGVELRFYNRLHWRRWLGNFYRDHRKLLLVDQRLAVVGGTGVTDEFWTPDKDTSEWHEVMVEITGPLVLDWQVLFDRQWIANRHRRAWKPSAHVGLPRLPKVPDTGEGMGRVAYADARQHRDILQSLFRALNSGQKRIWMATPYFLPTWNIRRSLRKAAARGVDVRLLLTGPRTDHPSVRYAGHRYYPRLLKAGVQIFEYQPCFLHLKMVLVDDWVSIGSCNFDHWNLRFNLEANLEALDPSLTAAVVASFEKDFGLSQRVSLEEWRKRPLWRRVKQRVWGWVDRLVVNILDRRG
- a CDS encoding IclR family transcriptional regulator is translated as MGSKADTGSVRSVERALAIVELLGEHQALGLEELHYLTTLPKATVSRMLATLQEQGWIYRGLSDRRYRLCAKRLFGDRQQRFKRHLVESAAPMLLELSERTGLVADLSCFDGERVEVMESAIPQVLRKRYPNNCQIVGHNASLFHSAMGRACLGELDSHEVERLAEREQLNDEGLLQATESALQQGFGQRTEGYWEYPVRLPFLIRAVALPIRAQGRLVGSMALHWPMDQAPVERVLSLHLNSLAATIGDVQQALA
- the bglX gene encoding beta-glucosidase BglX — protein: MKKLCLLGLFISLASHQVLAAETPVPLENKDAFISNLMKQMTLDEKIGQLRLISIGPEMPRELIRKEIAGGNIGGTFNSITRAENRPMQDAAMRSRLKIPMFFAYDVIHGHRTIFPIPLALASSWDMDAIGQSGRVAAKEAAADSLDITFAPMVDISRDPRWGRSSEGFGEDTYLTSRIARVMVKAYQGETPSAADSIMASVKHFALYGAVEGGRDYNTVDMSPVKMYQDYLPPYRAAIDAGAGGVMVALNSINGIPATADTWLMNDLLRRDWGFKGLAVSDHGAIFELIKHGVARDGREAAKLAIKAGIDMSMNDTLYGKELPGLLKSGEIEQKDIDNAVREVLAAKYDMGLFKDPYLRIGKAEDDPADTYAESRLHRAEAREVARRSLVLLKNQNETLPLKKTAKVALVGPLAKAPIDMMGSWAAAGRPAQSVTLFDGMSAVIGDKANLIYARGANITSDKKVLDYLNFLNFDAPEVVDDPRPANVLIDEAVKAAKDADVIVAAVGESRGMSHESSSRTDLNIPESQRELIRALKATGKPLVLVLMNGRPLTLLEENQSADAILETWFSGTEGGNAIADVLFGDYNPSGKLPVTFPRSVGQIPTYYNHLSIGRPFTPGKPGNYTSQYFDDTTGPLFPFGYGLSYTDFSLNDMALSSTTLNATGKLDASVMVKNTGKRDGETVVQLYIQDVTGSMIRPVKELKNFQKIMLKAGEQKVVHFTITEDDLKFYNAQLKYAAEPGKFNVQIGLDSQDVKQQSFELL
- a CDS encoding YceI family protein, which encodes MFNRSLCKALASLLLAAAALPAQANWYLDGESSRLSFVSTKNTHISEVQRFLVLHGKVDPNGRAEVEVELDSINSGIPLRDERMRKELFQIEQFPDATITTQIDLRPINDLAPGAQLELRLPLTVNLHGKQHEYPAELLATRLDDRRFQVVTLEPLVINAEDFDLVPGLESLRKLADLSAISFSVPVGAVLIFTAR